One genomic segment of Buchnera aphidicola (Sitobion avenae) includes these proteins:
- the leuA gene encoding 2-isopropylmalate synthase, with translation MNSKVIIFDTTLRDGEQALQASLSVKEKLQIALSLEKSGVDIMEIGFPISSPGDFKSIQTISKKIKNSRICSLARCVEKDIDAAGEAMSGSDAFRIHIFLATSTLHMESKLKKNFNEIIDMAIFSVKKALRYTDDIEFSCEDASRTTMDNLCRIVEKLIKSGVKTINIPDTVGYSIPNELSSIIKNLFERVPNIHKSIISVHCHDDLGMAVGNSISAIQAGARQIEGTINGIGERAGNTALEEVIMAIKVREDLLGVSTNINYKEIYRTSQIVSRICNMPIPSNKAIVGSNAFAHSSGIHQDGVLKNRKNYEIIEPSSIGLKEVKLNLTSRSGRAAVKYYMDQMGYDKTDYNIDKLYTDFLKLADKKGQVFDYDLESLAFINNKQDHLEYFCLKFFSVQSISNGLSTASVKLLCGKKIHTESSTTSNGPVDAIYQALNRITCFPIILQKFQLVAKGKGKDALGQVDILVEHEKREFHGVGLATDIIESSAQAMINVLNNIWKAKQVNKQLKILKKFKKN, from the coding sequence ATGAATTCTAAAGTTATTATTTTCGATACAACTCTTCGTGATGGAGAGCAAGCATTACAAGCGAGTCTAAGTGTTAAAGAAAAATTACAAATTGCATTATCTCTAGAAAAATCCGGAGTTGACATTATGGAAATAGGATTCCCCATTTCGTCACCTGGAGATTTTAAATCAATTCAAACCATATCTAAAAAAATTAAAAATAGTCGAATATGTAGTTTAGCTCGATGTGTAGAAAAAGATATTGATGCAGCTGGAGAAGCTATGTCTGGATCTGACGCTTTTCGAATTCATATTTTTTTAGCAACATCAACACTTCATATGGAATCTAAATTAAAAAAAAATTTCAATGAAATAATAGATATGGCTATATTTTCAGTAAAAAAAGCCTTACGTTATACTGATGATATTGAGTTTTCTTGCGAAGATGCAAGTAGAACCACAATGGATAATTTATGTCGTATTGTAGAAAAATTAATAAAATCAGGAGTAAAAACAATTAATATACCTGATACTGTAGGATATTCAATACCTAATGAATTATCTTCTATTATTAAAAATTTATTTGAACGAGTACCTAATATTCATAAATCTATAATTTCTGTACATTGTCATGACGACTTAGGTATGGCTGTAGGAAACTCAATATCAGCTATACAAGCAGGTGCTCGACAAATAGAAGGTACTATCAATGGGATTGGTGAAAGGGCAGGGAATACAGCTCTAGAAGAAGTTATTATGGCTATAAAAGTTAGAGAAGATCTATTAGGTGTTTCAACTAATATAAATTACAAAGAAATTTATCGTACAAGTCAAATTGTTAGTCGAATATGCAACATGCCAATTCCATCTAATAAAGCTATAGTAGGAAGTAACGCATTTGCACATTCTTCAGGTATTCATCAAGATGGTGTTCTAAAAAATAGAAAAAATTATGAAATTATTGAACCTAGTAGTATTGGTTTAAAAGAAGTCAAACTTAATTTAACTTCTCGTTCAGGAAGAGCAGCAGTAAAATATTATATGGATCAAATGGGTTATGATAAAACCGATTATAATATAGATAAACTATATACTGATTTTTTAAAATTAGCAGATAAAAAAGGTCAAGTTTTTGATTATGATTTAGAATCATTAGCATTTATTAATAATAAACAAGATCATTTGGAATATTTTTGTTTGAAATTTTTTAGCGTGCAATCCATTTCTAATGGTTTATCTACTGCTTCAGTTAAATTATTATGTGGTAAAAAAATACACACAGAATCATCTACTACGAGTAATGGACCAGTTGATGCAATTTATCAAGCATTGAATAGAATTACATGCTTTCCAATAATTTTGCAGAAATTTCAACTTGTCGCAAAAGGTAAGGGTAAAGATGCATTAGGTCAAGTAGATATTCTAGTTGAACATGAAAAACGGGAATTTCATGGCGTAGGTTTAGCAACTGATATAATTGAATCCTCAGCTCAAGCAATGATTAATGTATTGAATAATATATGGAAAGCAAAACAAGTAAATAAACAATTGAAAATTTTGAAAAAATTTAAAAAAAATTAG
- the leuC gene encoding 3-isopropylmalate dehydratase large subunit: MKKTLYDKIYDSHIVYKEKNNTSLLYIDLHLLHEVTSPQAFDSLRDKKRTVRQPKKTFATMDHNVSTQSKDINASGSMAKIQMEQLIKNCHEFNISLYDIKNPNQGIVHVIGPEKGMTLPGMTIVCGDSHTSTHGAFGALSFGIGTSEVEHVLATQTLKQQRFKNMKIEITGEKQKYITAKDIILFIIGKLGSSGATGYIIEFCGDVIKKMSMEERMTICNMAIEIGAKSGLIAPDQITYSYLKNKIYSPSGIFWEKSLVFWEKLKSDEDAFFDKVVNINISNLSPQITWGTNPDQVIAIDEKIPDFNVLKNSIKRDLAKSACKYMGLKTGTYLTDVFIDKVFIGSCTNGRIEDLRAASKVIRNKKISSNVKAIVVPGSGSVKRDAENEGLDKIFINAGFEWRLPGCSMCLGMNKDRLNDGERCASTSNRNFEGRQGRGGRTHLVSPVMAAAAAIYGRFFDVRNLDDSESN, translated from the coding sequence ATGAAAAAAACGTTATATGATAAAATATATGATTCACATATTGTTTATAAAGAAAAAAATAATACATCGCTTTTATATATAGATTTACATTTATTACATGAAGTTACATCACCTCAAGCTTTTGATTCATTACGAGATAAAAAACGTACAGTTAGACAACCTAAAAAAACTTTTGCAACTATGGATCATAACGTTTCTACTCAAAGTAAAGATATTAATGCATCTGGTTCTATGGCAAAAATACAGATGGAACAATTAATAAAAAATTGCCATGAATTTAATATATCATTATATGATATAAAAAATCCTAATCAAGGGATAGTGCATGTTATTGGTCCTGAAAAGGGTATGACTTTACCAGGTATGACCATTGTATGCGGTGATTCTCATACGTCTACTCATGGTGCTTTTGGTGCATTATCTTTTGGTATTGGTACTTCAGAAGTAGAACATGTTCTTGCTACACAGACATTAAAACAACAACGTTTTAAAAATATGAAAATAGAAATTACAGGAGAAAAGCAAAAATATATTACTGCTAAAGATATAATCTTGTTTATTATTGGGAAATTAGGATCATCAGGAGCTACGGGGTATATAATTGAATTTTGCGGAGATGTAATTAAAAAAATGAGTATGGAAGAAAGAATGACAATTTGTAATATGGCAATTGAAATAGGGGCTAAATCAGGATTAATAGCACCAGATCAAATTACATATTCGTATTTAAAAAATAAAATATATTCTCCGTCTGGTATTTTTTGGGAAAAATCCTTAGTGTTTTGGGAAAAATTAAAATCTGATGAAGATGCTTTTTTTGATAAGGTTGTCAATATAAATATATCTAATCTTTCCCCACAAATCACTTGGGGGACTAATCCTGATCAGGTGATTGCTATTGATGAAAAAATACCTGATTTTAATGTTTTAAAAAACTCAATTAAGAGAGATTTAGCAAAATCTGCTTGTAAATATATGGGTTTAAAAACTGGGACTTATCTAACTGACGTTTTTATTGATAAAGTTTTTATTGGTTCTTGCACTAATGGGAGGATAGAAGATTTAAGGGCAGCATCTAAGGTGATTAGAAATAAAAAAATTTCAAGTAATGTTAAAGCTATTGTTGTTCCAGGTTCAGGTTCTGTAAAAAGAGATGCTGAAAATGAAGGGTTAGATAAAATTTTTATTAATGCAGGATTCGAATGGCGTTTACCTGGCTGTTCTATGTGTTTGGGAATGAACAAAGATAGATTAAATGATGGTGAACGCTGTGCTTCTACCAGTAATCGGAATTTTGAGGGGCGGCAGGGTAGGGGGGGGCGAACACATTTGGTAAGTCCGGTAATGGC
- the leuB gene encoding 3-isopropylmalate dehydrogenase: protein MKKNYRIAVLPGDGIGPEVMREAYKILNILKKKFSLCLEIQEFNIGGVAIDREGVALPKTTLSGCENSDAILFGSVGGSKWDKLPIEKRPERASLLPLRKHFNLFSNLRPAKIYPDLKSLSPLRSSILNNGFDILCVRELTGGIYFGKPKGYICENNIKYAFDTEIYHEYEIIRIAHLAFKLARSRKNKVCSIDKSNVLQSSVLWREVVQDVSREYPDVNLSHLYIDNATMQIIKNPSQFDVLLCSNLFGDIISDECAVITGSIGLLPSASLNEKNFGLYEPAGGSAPDIKGKNIANPIAQILSLSMLFRYGMKLNEIADKIDNAVNCALKKGYRTLDISNNNHFLKTNEMGDVIANCLINGE, encoded by the coding sequence ATGAAAAAAAATTATCGTATTGCCGTTTTACCTGGTGATGGTATAGGTCCTGAAGTTATGCGAGAAGCATATAAAATTTTAAATATATTGAAAAAAAAATTTTCATTATGTTTAGAAATTCAAGAATTTAATATCGGGGGTGTTGCTATTGATCGAGAAGGTGTTGCTTTGCCAAAAACTACATTATCAGGATGTGAAAATTCTGATGCTATTTTATTTGGTTCAGTAGGAGGATCTAAATGGGATAAACTTCCAATAGAAAAACGTCCTGAAAGAGCTTCTTTATTACCTTTAAGAAAACATTTTAATCTTTTTTCTAATTTAAGACCTGCTAAAATATATCCAGACTTAAAATCTTTATCTCCTCTTCGATCCAGCATTTTAAATAATGGTTTTGATATTTTATGTGTTAGAGAATTAACAGGAGGGATTTATTTCGGGAAACCTAAGGGTTATATTTGCGAGAATAATATTAAATATGCCTTTGATACAGAAATTTATCATGAGTATGAAATTATTCGCATTGCTCATTTAGCTTTTAAATTAGCACGTTCCAGAAAAAATAAAGTTTGTTCTATAGATAAATCAAACGTTTTACAAAGTTCTGTTTTATGGAGAGAAGTAGTGCAAGATGTTTCCAGGGAATATCCTGATGTTAATCTCTCTCATTTATATATTGATAATGCTACTATGCAGATTATTAAGAATCCTAGTCAATTTGACGTATTATTATGTTCTAATCTTTTTGGAGATATTATTTCTGATGAATGTGCTGTGATTACCGGTTCTATTGGATTATTACCATCAGCAAGTTTAAATGAAAAAAATTTTGGTTTATATGAACCCGCAGGGGGGTCTGCGCCTGATATTAAGGGTAAAAATATTGCTAATCCTATTGCTCAAATTCTTTCACTTTCCATGTTATTTAGATATGGTATGAAATTAAATGAAATAGCAGATAAAATTGATAATGCTGTAAATTGTGCGTTAAAAAAGGGTTATAGGACTCTAGATATATCCAATAATAATCATTTTCTAAAAACAAATGAAATGGGTGATGTTATTGCTAATTGTTTAATTAATGGTGAATAA